One window of Elaeis guineensis isolate ETL-2024a chromosome 11, EG11, whole genome shotgun sequence genomic DNA carries:
- the LOC105033223 gene encoding uncharacterized protein, with protein sequence MADILQYLWDRAQGRWHVRIICNKVFNDFADKEKRSLSLNDLHAATLRVYNSVNKQFLSPHKEPPSMIEVADKIEACRSQGIEAIKREEFYTLIMEWIRKDLHIVFANKILAASLGSPALAAITKNAGRQLPRIKDVSEKIPTPLLFTIYFVGIVLL encoded by the exons ATGGCTGATATACTCCAATATCTATGGGACAGAGCTCAAG GAAGGTGGCATGTGCGAATAATATGCAATAAGGTTTTTAATGATTTCGCTGATAAAGAGAAGAGATCCTTGTCATTGAATGATCTCCATGCTGCAACCTTGCGGGTTTATAA TTCTGTGAACAAGCAATTCCTTAGTCCTCATAAGGAACCTCCTTCTATGATAGAAGTGGCTGATAAAATAGAG GCATGCCGCTCCCAAGGAATTGAAGCAATAAAACGGGAAGAGTTCTATACATTAATCATGGAATGGATCAGGAAAGACTTGCACATTGTTTTTGCAAACAAAATTTTGGCTGCTTCTTTAGGATCCCCTGCACTGGCTGCCATCACAAAAAATGCTGGGAGGCAACTGCCTCGGATTAAAGATGTCAGTGAGAAGATCCCGACTCCTTTACTGTTCACCATTTACTTCGTTGGCATCGTTCTGCTGTAG